From Microbacterium sp. YJN-G, a single genomic window includes:
- a CDS encoding CoA transferase: MDTHHERPRAGLRERLADELGLDTAVMPPPPRPVPLSSRLAVGGLAWWSVSAAGAALSGGGSSQPDPDAIAAAFRSDRHLLIDGVHPDPWSPLSGFWRTADGWLRTHGNYPHHAAALRSALGLTPDADAEAVGAALQTTASGTAEAAIRAAGGVAVTVRREDPAADAALRQHPLIDVTRIGDSEAQPLPRSTAAAPLAGVRVLDLTRVLAGPIATRTLAYAGADVLRVDPPQLLEPEWQHLDTGHGKRSALLDIAADRPRFDALLASADVVVLGYRPSGLRRLGLTPRMLAAQHPHLVVAQLSAWPGEDSPRGFDSIVQADSGISWIESSAGDVPGAMPAQALDHSAGYLLAAGVATALRRRAEDGGAWLVRTSLRRVAAELLGMPRSAPAPAAEGPPVTQSFDVGGRQVTTVGPAVRWPGSPDSFAALRPWGADPAEW; encoded by the coding sequence ATGGACACGCACCACGAACGGCCCCGCGCCGGGCTGCGCGAACGCCTCGCTGACGAGCTCGGGCTCGACACCGCCGTCATGCCCCCACCGCCGAGACCCGTGCCGCTCTCCTCCCGGCTCGCGGTCGGTGGGCTCGCGTGGTGGAGCGTCAGTGCCGCGGGTGCCGCCCTCAGCGGCGGGGGTTCCTCGCAGCCCGACCCGGATGCGATCGCCGCGGCCTTTCGCAGCGACCGTCACCTGCTCATCGACGGCGTGCATCCCGACCCGTGGAGCCCGCTGTCCGGGTTCTGGCGCACCGCGGACGGCTGGCTGCGCACTCATGGGAACTACCCGCATCACGCGGCGGCGCTGCGCTCCGCGCTCGGGCTCACACCAGATGCCGATGCCGAGGCGGTCGGTGCGGCGCTGCAGACCACGGCATCCGGCACCGCCGAGGCCGCCATCCGCGCCGCGGGAGGCGTCGCAGTCACCGTCCGGCGGGAGGATCCGGCAGCGGATGCCGCACTGCGACAGCATCCGCTCATCGACGTCACCCGCATCGGCGACTCGGAAGCGCAGCCACTCCCCCGGTCGACCGCGGCCGCGCCGCTCGCCGGCGTGCGGGTGCTGGATCTCACCCGGGTTCTCGCTGGCCCGATCGCCACCCGCACCCTCGCGTACGCCGGCGCGGATGTGCTTCGGGTCGATCCTCCGCAGCTGCTCGAACCGGAGTGGCAGCATCTCGACACCGGGCATGGCAAGCGGTCGGCGCTGCTGGACATCGCAGCGGACCGGCCCCGGTTCGACGCCCTGCTCGCATCGGCCGACGTGGTCGTGCTCGGCTACCGGCCATCCGGACTGCGCCGGCTCGGCCTGACCCCGCGAATGCTGGCGGCACAGCATCCGCATCTCGTCGTCGCCCAGCTCAGCGCCTGGCCGGGCGAGGATTCGCCGCGCGGCTTCGACAGCATCGTGCAGGCCGACAGCGGCATCTCGTGGATCGAATCCTCTGCCGGCGACGTTCCCGGCGCCATGCCCGCGCAGGCGCTGGACCACTCCGCCGGGTACCTGCTGGCCGCCGGAGTGGCGACCGCCCTGCGGCGTCGCGCGGAGGACGGCGGTGCGTGGCTCGTGCGCACTTCGCTCCGCCGGGTCGCGGCCGAACTGCTCGGGATGCCGCGGTCGGCACCTGCACCGGCGGCGGAAGGGCCGCCTGTGACACAGAGCTTCGACGTCGGCGGACGGCAGGTGACCACGGTCGGTCCCGCCGTCCGCTGGCCGGGCTCACCCGATTCGTTCGCAGCGCTACGTCCCTGGGGTGCCGATCCTGCCGAGTGGTGA
- a CDS encoding DUF4184 family protein, whose amino-acid sequence MPFTPSHAVVALPFMRTPLVPAAVAIGAMTPDLPLFVRGIGLSYGFTHDATSIVFTTVIALVLMLLWRVVLRPALVELSPDALAARLPSEWRRTGWDAVRETMAPRERFGYPLVVVVSLMLGVLTHIVWDLFTHEGRWGVENVPVLQQQWGPLLGYKWLQHGSSVAGLLIIGIWMLLWLRRRRPAARPRLLPGWMRWAWYLTLPVFLVTAWLIGLAVYGPPTEEFTVQHLAYRMLPRACGAWGALTVLLCVAIVVASGRAARGREGRAGRQPGTR is encoded by the coding sequence ATGCCGTTCACGCCGAGCCATGCGGTCGTCGCGCTGCCGTTCATGCGCACGCCGCTGGTTCCGGCGGCCGTCGCGATCGGTGCGATGACACCCGATCTGCCGCTGTTCGTGCGGGGGATCGGGCTGTCGTACGGCTTCACGCACGATGCGACGAGCATCGTCTTCACGACGGTCATCGCGCTGGTCCTGATGCTGCTCTGGCGGGTGGTGCTGCGGCCGGCGCTGGTCGAGCTCTCACCGGATGCTCTCGCGGCCCGGCTGCCCTCGGAATGGCGCCGCACCGGGTGGGATGCCGTGCGCGAGACGATGGCGCCGCGCGAGCGCTTCGGGTACCCGCTTGTCGTGGTCGTCTCGCTGATGCTCGGCGTGCTCACCCACATCGTGTGGGACCTGTTCACGCACGAGGGGCGCTGGGGCGTCGAGAACGTGCCGGTGCTGCAGCAGCAGTGGGGTCCGCTGCTGGGCTACAAGTGGCTGCAGCACGGTTCGAGCGTCGCCGGCCTGCTGATCATCGGGATCTGGATGCTGCTGTGGCTGCGCCGGCGTCGCCCGGCTGCCCGACCGCGCCTGCTGCCCGGCTGGATGCGCTGGGCCTGGTACCTCACGCTGCCGGTGTTCCTGGTGACCGCCTGGCTGATCGGGCTCGCCGTGTACGGGCCGCCCACCGAGGAGTTCACCGTGCAGCATCTCGCGTATCGCATGCTCCCGCGGGCGTGCGGGGCGTGGGGCGCGCTGACGGTGCTGCTGTGCGTGGCCATCGTGGTGGCATCGGGCCGTGCGGCGCGCGGCCGGGAAGGACGCGCGGGGCGTCAGCCCGGCACACGCTGA
- the tyrS gene encoding tyrosine--tRNA ligase: MTTSTVALDPTFENVWDELLWRGLVHVSTDQEALRALLGGDPITYYCGFDPTAPSLHLGNLVQLLTLRRIQLAGHKPLGLVGGSTGLIGDPRPTAERTLNTRETVEEWVGRLRAQVERFLSFEGDNAARIVNNLDWTAPLSAIDFLREIGKHYRVGTMLKKDAVAARLNSDAGISYTEFSYQILQGMDFLELYRQYGCVLQTGGSDQWGNLTSGTDLIHRVEGVSAHAIGTPLITNSDGTKFGKSEGNAIWLDAEMCSPYRMYQFWLGTADADVIDRLKVFTFLSRAEIEEYAKFVETEPFRRAAQKRLALEVCATVHGLEATAAVIAASEALFGQGDLSTLDAATLRTALEELPNATLPAGTAVTDALVETGLVASISEARRAIGQGGVTLDGERVADDTATVQGSLPGGVSVLRRGKKTLAGVFTG, encoded by the coding sequence CTGACGACCAGCACCGTGGCGCTCGACCCCACGTTCGAGAACGTGTGGGACGAGCTGCTGTGGCGCGGCCTGGTCCACGTGTCCACCGATCAGGAGGCGCTGCGCGCCCTTCTCGGCGGGGATCCGATCACGTATTACTGCGGCTTCGACCCGACCGCCCCCAGCCTGCACCTGGGCAACCTCGTGCAGCTGCTCACGCTGCGTCGCATCCAGCTGGCCGGCCACAAGCCGCTCGGTCTGGTGGGCGGGTCGACCGGCCTCATCGGCGACCCGCGCCCGACTGCCGAGCGCACGCTGAACACCCGCGAGACCGTCGAGGAGTGGGTGGGCCGGCTGCGCGCGCAGGTCGAGCGGTTCCTCAGCTTCGAGGGCGACAACGCCGCGCGCATCGTGAACAACCTCGACTGGACGGCGCCGCTGAGCGCGATCGACTTCCTGCGCGAGATCGGCAAGCACTACCGCGTCGGGACGATGCTCAAGAAGGATGCTGTCGCCGCGCGCCTGAACTCCGACGCCGGCATCAGCTACACCGAGTTCAGCTACCAGATCCTGCAGGGCATGGACTTCCTCGAGCTGTACCGGCAGTACGGCTGCGTGCTGCAGACCGGCGGCAGCGACCAGTGGGGCAACCTCACCAGCGGTACCGACCTCATCCACCGCGTCGAGGGCGTCTCGGCGCACGCGATCGGCACCCCGCTGATCACCAACAGCGACGGCACCAAGTTCGGCAAGAGCGAGGGCAACGCGATCTGGCTGGACGCCGAGATGTGCAGCCCGTACCGCATGTACCAGTTCTGGCTGGGCACCGCGGATGCCGACGTCATCGACCGGCTGAAGGTGTTCACCTTCCTGAGCCGGGCCGAGATCGAGGAGTACGCGAAGTTCGTCGAGACCGAGCCGTTCCGCCGCGCGGCGCAGAAGCGCCTCGCGCTGGAGGTGTGCGCCACCGTGCACGGACTCGAGGCCACGGCCGCCGTCATCGCGGCATCCGAGGCGCTGTTCGGCCAGGGCGACCTGTCGACGCTCGACGCCGCCACGCTGCGCACGGCTCTGGAGGAGCTGCCGAACGCCACGCTGCCCGCCGGGACGGCGGTGACCGACGCACTCGTCGAGACCGGCCTGGTGGCCAGCATCTCGGAGGCGCGTCGCGCCATCGGCCAGGGCGGGGTCACGCTCGACGGCGAACGCGTCGCCGACGACACCGCGACCGTGCAGGGCTCACTGCCCGGCGGGGTGTCGGTGCTGCGCCGCGGGAAGAAGACCCTCGCCGGCGTCTTCACCGGCTGA